The Caldicellulosiruptor changbaiensis genome has a segment encoding these proteins:
- a CDS encoding ArnT family glycosyltransferase — protein MVNITSKVLKNTLIYFVYVIIILFVLYVFEKNFLNGNIDYILPTRIPKPLSRLLLLMSVLIGSIILVLVNSKINISQLNDKYILVTLFITATLLSLPLIFFSEIMPNSDFLTYYLIAKNLLNGKIFIPNYIAVFPHTIAFSTFLSFVFRLFGPSILSAQLTGIVLSSLSVVFVYLIGQEVSKRQYGFIAALIWTLMPSRIFYSVLICTENLFNAIALLSALIFLKAMNNTLPIKNKYLNFVLIGVLFAILNSIRPNGIIVFIAFIVFYLLFFEYKSDRENVFFFFKIHLKKGLIVKSFFVLTVFIAYFLTSFSINLAIESKIKQQIATPRIGWNMYVGLNVSSHGQWNKKDSELFSKLIQEKGPQQVQKTFFELGIKRLQDIIKDKKMKRFILDKVITMWHADHESYDYAAGAQPKNSRAKLKFSQNNKAAKLIFDTYYYIVLFTSLLELIMLTIKRGGLKPVILIGCFIILGTILLHIPFEVALRYKNHALLWFCFISANGIVTISEKITISSKLNVNN, from the coding sequence ATGGTTAATATAACTTCAAAAGTTTTAAAAAACACCTTAATTTATTTCGTATACGTCATTATCATTCTTTTTGTATTGTATGTTTTTGAAAAAAATTTTCTTAATGGAAACATAGACTACATACTACCTACTCGAATCCCAAAACCTTTATCAAGATTGCTCCTTTTAATGTCAGTACTTATTGGAAGCATAATTCTTGTATTAGTAAATAGCAAAATAAATATTTCTCAGCTCAATGACAAATACATATTGGTTACATTGTTTATCACTGCAACATTACTTTCACTACCATTAATATTTTTTTCTGAAATTATGCCTAACTCTGATTTTTTAACTTATTACTTGATAGCTAAAAATTTACTTAATGGAAAAATATTTATCCCAAATTATATAGCAGTATTCCCGCATACAATTGCGTTCTCTACCTTTTTGTCTTTTGTTTTTCGCTTGTTTGGCCCATCAATACTCTCAGCACAATTAACAGGCATAGTTCTTTCATCACTATCAGTTGTTTTTGTCTATCTAATTGGGCAAGAAGTTAGTAAAAGGCAATATGGATTTATTGCTGCTTTAATTTGGACCTTAATGCCATCCAGAATTTTTTATTCAGTTTTAATATGTACAGAAAACTTATTTAATGCCATAGCACTATTATCTGCGTTGATATTTTTAAAAGCAATGAACAATACCCTGCCAATAAAGAATAAATATTTAAATTTCGTTTTAATCGGCGTTTTATTTGCCATATTGAATAGCATTAGACCTAATGGCATTATTGTATTTATAGCATTTATTGTATTTTATCTTTTGTTTTTTGAATATAAAAGTGACAGAGAGAATGTTTTTTTCTTTTTTAAAATTCATTTAAAAAAGGGGTTAATAGTAAAAAGTTTTTTTGTGCTAACGGTTTTTATTGCATATTTCTTGACTTCATTCTCAATTAATCTTGCTATTGAATCAAAAATTAAACAACAAATTGCAACCCCAAGAATTGGGTGGAACATGTATGTGGGTCTGAATGTATCCTCGCACGGTCAATGGAATAAAAAAGATTCTGAATTATTTAGTAAATTAATACAAGAAAAAGGTCCCCAACAAGTTCAGAAAACCTTTTTTGAGCTTGGCATTAAAAGATTACAAGATATTATAAAAGACAAAAAAATGAAAAGATTTATCCTTGATAAAGTAATTACAATGTGGCATGCTGACCATGAATCTTATGATTACGCTGCAGGAGCTCAACCAAAAAATTCAAGAGCAAAGCTAAAGTTTTCACAAAATAATAAGGCTGCAAAACTTATCTTTGATACTTATTACTACATTGTTTTATTTACCTCCTTGTTGGAATTAATAATGCTAACAATAAAGAGAGGAGGTTTAAAACCAGTAATTCTAATAGGATGCTTTATTATCTTAGGAACTATTTTGTTACACATCCCTTTCGAAGTAGCATTAAGATATAAAAACCATGCTTTGTTATGGTTTTGTTTTATTTCAGCCAATGGAATAGTTACAATTTCAGAAAAAATTACAATATCAAGTAAGCTAAATGTAAATAATTAA
- a CDS encoding glycosyltransferase family 2 protein: MPPRVYFVIPCFNEEEMLPFTIQKMGEKLQSLIEKELISDKSKVVFVDDGSRDRTWDLIKAAAEDKRFLGVKLSRNCGHQNALMAGMSYAVKFADCIITLDADLQDDINVIDEFIQKYKEGYEIVYGVRSSRKTDTFFKRFTAEGFYKLMKAFGVEIVFNHADYRLMSKRAVQYLLQFEERNLFLRGMIPLIGLKSTVVYYERLERVAGKTKYPLRKMLSFAFEGITSFSVKPIKYITTAGFLMFLLSLVILIYAIVQKLRGQAVTGWTSLTISIWFIGGLQLVALGLIGEYIGKIYKEVKRRPLYFIEEIAGDE; the protein is encoded by the coding sequence ATGCCACCGAGAGTATACTTTGTAATCCCCTGTTTTAACGAAGAAGAAATGCTGCCTTTCACAATTCAAAAGATGGGTGAAAAACTGCAAAGCCTCATTGAAAAAGAGCTAATTTCTGATAAAAGCAAAGTTGTCTTTGTTGACGATGGAAGCCGTGATAGAACGTGGGATCTAATCAAAGCTGCTGCAGAGGATAAGAGATTTTTGGGGGTCAAACTTTCGCGAAACTGTGGGCATCAAAACGCCCTTATGGCAGGAATGAGCTATGCTGTAAAGTTTGCTGATTGTATAATTACATTGGATGCTGATTTGCAGGACGATATCAATGTCATTGATGAGTTTATACAAAAGTACAAGGAAGGTTATGAGATTGTGTATGGAGTGAGAAGCAGCAGAAAAACAGATACGTTTTTCAAAAGGTTTACTGCAGAGGGCTTTTATAAACTAATGAAGGCATTTGGAGTTGAGATTGTTTTTAATCATGCTGATTACAGGCTCATGAGTAAAAGAGCAGTCCAGTATCTTTTGCAGTTTGAAGAGAGAAACTTGTTCTTAAGAGGTATGATTCCATTAATTGGCTTAAAATCAACAGTTGTCTACTATGAAAGGTTAGAAAGAGTAGCAGGGAAAACAAAGTATCCACTCAGAAAAATGCTATCTTTTGCTTTTGAAGGGATTACATCTTTTTCGGTAAAGCCCATAAAGTATATCACAACAGCTGGTTTTTTGATGTTTTTGCTAAGTCTTGTAATTCTTATATATGCGATAGTACAGAAATTAAGAGGACAAGCTGTTACAGGCTGGACTTCGCTTACAATTTCAATTTGGTTTATAGGCGGGCTTCAGCTTGTTGCCTTAGGGCTCATTGGTGAGTATATTGGCAAAATTTATAAAGAGGTCAAAAGAAGACCTTTATACTTCATCGAGGAGATAGCGGGGGATGAATAA
- a CDS encoding GtrA family protein: MNNFSYFVEKINLYKKQIVQLVKFSIVGVINTAVDFAVFFLFYFVFHISYSLSQVFGYTSGMINSFIMNKKWTFEDKTTGKVIITKLLKFVITNLVSLGSSIVVLKLSKTYLSNSILIAKVLATLCAQMINYLSYKYWVFNKF; encoded by the coding sequence ATGAATAATTTTAGCTATTTTGTAGAAAAGATAAATTTGTACAAAAAGCAAATAGTCCAGCTTGTGAAATTTTCGATAGTTGGGGTTATAAATACGGCAGTTGACTTTGCAGTATTTTTTCTTTTTTATTTTGTCTTTCATATCAGTTACTCACTCAGTCAGGTTTTTGGGTACACAAGCGGCATGATAAATAGCTTTATAATGAACAAAAAGTGGACATTTGAAGACAAAACCACCGGAAAAGTAATAATTACAAAGCTGTTAAAATTTGTGATTACAAACCTTGTTTCATTAGGATCTTCAATTGTTGTCTTAAAACTTTCAAAAACCTACCTATCAAATTCAATTTTAATCGCCAAAGTTCTTGCAACTCTTTGCGCTCAAATGATAAACTATTTATCGTATAAGTATTGGGTATTTAACAAATTTTGA
- a CDS encoding glycosyltransferase family 39 protein, with amino-acid sequence MQNTVGRLDTFFRYIVVVLLGLAIVLSFQFRIVALTHKKISFVVMVILLLSAFLIFNIWLFIFRKLANKKLAILLLILVIAAPRLIWIFLMPTKPVSDYLCFYSYAQKASQGFLKGYDMTFTLFRFRFGYSLILALVFKIFGSSVIVGKLFNVFLSVILGLIIYFTVDYLFGKEAATYSAVLYAFWPSQIMYNSVLASEHPFIVFFMLGLYFLIRTIKEKKAIFGIFAGVLVAISNHIRPVAVVIIIAMVFLFALKALCKDFKTLKIAILSIISYVITFYTLGYLIFCLTGIPVWKTSMGLNLMIGTDYTTYGMNNPKHSLFVKKYAYDFQKMHGEAMKIGLERLRKETKKFIAILPRKHAIIWGDDSFGYFWSTFKVYKTTYFVNLVKIHPTIFYMFSQLYYYVILIYIILGILSSKKNANKEIFLLLNLIFLGYVVLHIFLEVQPRYHYPAIFTLFLLSGQGIKWLREKLKRF; translated from the coding sequence ATGCAAAATACAGTAGGAAGACTTGACACATTTTTTAGATACATTGTTGTAGTGCTTTTAGGATTAGCCATTGTTTTGTCATTTCAGTTTCGGATAGTTGCTCTTACACATAAGAAAATAAGTTTTGTTGTGATGGTTATTCTTCTTTTGTCAGCTTTTTTAATCTTTAATATTTGGCTTTTTATATTTCGAAAACTGGCAAACAAAAAACTCGCTATACTCTTGTTAATTCTTGTTATAGCAGCTCCAAGACTTATATGGATTTTTTTGATGCCAACAAAGCCGGTTTCGGACTATTTGTGTTTTTATTCCTATGCCCAAAAAGCTTCTCAAGGCTTTTTAAAAGGGTATGACATGACTTTTACACTCTTTAGGTTCAGATTTGGATATTCATTAATTTTGGCACTTGTTTTCAAGATTTTTGGAAGCAGCGTGATTGTAGGAAAACTTTTCAATGTGTTTCTTTCAGTAATTTTAGGACTTATCATATATTTTACTGTTGACTATCTTTTTGGCAAAGAAGCAGCCACATATTCAGCAGTTTTGTATGCCTTCTGGCCATCGCAGATAATGTATAATTCAGTTTTGGCGTCTGAACACCCATTTATTGTGTTTTTTATGCTGGGGCTGTATTTTTTGATAAGGACAATAAAAGAGAAAAAAGCTATTTTTGGCATATTTGCAGGAGTCCTTGTGGCAATTTCAAATCATATAAGACCTGTTGCTGTTGTGATCATAATTGCGATGGTTTTCTTGTTTGCACTAAAAGCTCTTTGTAAAGATTTTAAAACCTTAAAGATTGCTATCTTAAGTATAATTTCATACGTTATTACATTCTATACATTAGGATATCTAATTTTTTGTCTCACAGGCATTCCTGTGTGGAAAACATCAATGGGGCTTAATCTCATGATTGGTACAGACTATACAACATATGGTATGAACAATCCTAAACATTCTTTGTTTGTTAAAAAATATGCTTATGATTTTCAAAAGATGCACGGTGAGGCTATGAAAATAGGTTTAGAGAGACTCAGAAAAGAGACAAAAAAATTTATTGCTATTCTCCCTCGCAAACATGCTATTATCTGGGGCGATGATAGCTTTGGGTATTTTTGGAGTACTTTTAAAGTTTACAAAACCACATATTTTGTTAATCTTGTAAAAATTCATCCAACCATTTTCTATATGTTCTCTCAGCTATACTACTATGTAATTTTGATTTACATCATTTTAGGGATTCTCTCATCTAAAAAAAATGCCAACAAAGAAATTTTTCTTTTGTTAAATCTTATATTCCTTGGCTATGTTGTATTACACATATTTTTAGAAGTTCAGCCACGTTATCACTACCCTGCAATTTTTACACTCTTTTTATTAAGCGGCCAAGGGATAAAGTGGCTGAGAGAGAAATTAAAAAGATTTTAA
- a CDS encoding radical SAM protein, producing MLAQKPLLTDKVKKKFGVYSVHIGGGEPFLNFEGLKKVVEKANENGVYIEYIETNASWVENEKEAKQKLKELKSLGIETILVSISPFHNEYIPLKKVLKLINLLRDVGIEIFLWVEGFLPEIKRFDIEETHSFSEYIDTFGVNYIKSLPLRYYLTLNGRAIKTFEEFFPKKSIEEILENSSPCHELNSKTHFHMDLFGNFIPNPCVGFKISIEDLGKDLDDKKYFFVNMLYTKGIHELFRFAKENFGYEAKKGYLHKCSLCFDIRRSLVLGKNIEAFDLGPREFYEQY from the coding sequence TTGTTAGCTCAAAAACCCCTCCTAACTGACAAAGTCAAGAAAAAGTTTGGAGTTTACTCTGTTCATATAGGCGGTGGTGAGCCTTTTTTGAATTTTGAAGGTCTTAAAAAGGTTGTAGAGAAGGCAAATGAAAATGGAGTGTACATAGAGTACATTGAGACAAACGCATCATGGGTGGAAAATGAAAAAGAGGCAAAGCAAAAGCTAAAAGAGCTAAAAAGTCTTGGAATAGAAACTATTTTGGTATCAATCAGTCCATTTCACAATGAATACATTCCGCTCAAAAAAGTGTTAAAGTTAATAAACCTTTTAAGAGATGTTGGAATTGAAATCTTCCTGTGGGTAGAAGGTTTTTTACCTGAGATAAAAAGGTTTGACATTGAAGAAACACATTCCTTTTCAGAATATATTGATACCTTTGGCGTAAACTATATAAAATCGCTACCTTTGCGCTATTACCTTACATTAAATGGAAGGGCAATAAAAACTTTTGAAGAATTCTTCCCTAAAAAGAGTATTGAGGAAATACTCGAAAACTCATCTCCCTGCCATGAACTAAACAGCAAGACTCATTTTCATATGGACCTTTTTGGAAATTTTATCCCAAACCCATGTGTGGGATTCAAAATTTCTATTGAGGACTTGGGAAAAGATCTTGATGACAAAAAGTATTTTTTTGTAAATATGCTCTACACAAAAGGTATTCATGAGCTTTTCAGGTTTGCTAAAGAAAACTTTGGATATGAAGCGAAAAAAGGCTATCTTCACAAATGCAGTCTGTGTTTTGACATAAGAAGGTCCTTGGTATTAGGGAAAAACATAGAGGCATTTGATCTTGGGCCAAGAGAATTTTATGAACAGTATTAA
- a CDS encoding IS1634-like element ISCsa8 family transposase: MFVKITNAGCYQYVRLVENYRENGKVKQRVLFNFGRLDLLKSDPAFKNIVKKLSDIVERTTTKNTEAVTIESEEDVSDAVIKNWGYIVFRKLWEELEIDKFLKEKATKGRKIKFDVDKVSFLMTIQRLIEPMSKLRTYHQRNKYFGFEEDIDLNQLYRCLDFLDSIKEDLETYLYQKNRDLFKMVVDVVFYDVTTIYFESCRADELKNFGFSKDNKINEVQVVLGLLVDKEGRPIGYELFPGNTIDSKTMVKILRKLKEKFSIDKIVIVADKGLNSRLNLKMIKEAGYDYIVASRLKNASKEVLDEVFEQEGYKRLDGKSCLNAEEIYGDEFKYKVLERTNVIKDEEGKEFKIEERLIITYSSKRAKKDKEDRERLVSKAKELLENKGSITALEKKGARKYLKKKSKSEEYVLDEEAIKRDEKFDGYYAIQTSKKDMDVEEVLGAYHDLWKIEQSFRVMKSCLEVRPIYHFTESRIKGHFVICFLAFLLQRTLEYILRKKGKGISSERIMEAIDSMNFFEIEIKGKKYLIKQRTEEGAGDILNVMKIKGPKNFITYEEGLEFIGISK; the protein is encoded by the coding sequence ATGTTTGTCAAAATAACTAATGCTGGCTGTTACCAGTATGTTAGATTAGTCGAAAACTATCGTGAAAATGGCAAGGTAAAACAAAGAGTGTTATTTAATTTTGGTAGACTTGATCTTCTCAAAAGTGATCCTGCTTTTAAAAACATTGTAAAAAAACTATCTGATATTGTTGAAAGAACAACTACTAAGAATACAGAAGCTGTTACTATTGAATCTGAAGAGGATGTATCGGATGCAGTTATAAAAAATTGGGGATACATTGTATTCAGAAAGTTATGGGAAGAACTTGAAATAGATAAGTTTTTAAAAGAGAAAGCAACAAAAGGGAGAAAGATAAAATTTGATGTAGACAAAGTAAGTTTTTTAATGACCATACAGAGATTGATAGAACCTATGAGCAAACTAAGAACTTATCATCAGAGAAATAAATATTTTGGATTTGAAGAGGATATAGATTTAAATCAGTTGTACAGGTGTTTAGATTTTCTTGACAGTATAAAAGAGGATTTAGAGACGTATCTGTATCAGAAAAATAGGGATTTATTTAAGATGGTAGTTGATGTAGTTTTTTATGACGTGACGACAATATACTTTGAGAGTTGTAGAGCCGATGAACTTAAAAATTTTGGTTTTAGCAAAGACAACAAGATAAATGAAGTACAGGTTGTGTTAGGGCTTTTGGTAGACAAAGAAGGCAGGCCGATAGGTTATGAACTTTTTCCTGGCAATACAATAGATAGCAAGACAATGGTAAAGATACTGAGGAAACTGAAGGAAAAATTTAGTATAGATAAGATAGTGATAGTAGCAGACAAAGGGCTCAACAGCAGATTAAATTTAAAGATGATAAAAGAAGCGGGATACGATTATATAGTAGCAAGCAGATTAAAGAATGCAAGTAAAGAAGTTTTAGATGAAGTATTTGAGCAAGAAGGATATAAAAGGCTTGATGGAAAAAGTTGTTTGAATGCTGAAGAAATTTATGGGGATGAATTCAAATATAAGGTATTGGAAAGAACAAATGTTATCAAGGATGAAGAGGGTAAAGAGTTTAAAATAGAAGAGAGACTGATAATAACGTATTCAAGCAAGAGAGCTAAGAAAGACAAAGAAGACAGAGAGAGATTGGTATCAAAAGCCAAAGAGCTTTTAGAGAACAAAGGAAGTATAACAGCCTTAGAGAAAAAAGGTGCGAGGAAATATTTGAAGAAGAAATCAAAGTCAGAAGAATATGTACTGGATGAGGAAGCGATAAAACGAGATGAGAAGTTTGACGGTTATTATGCAATACAAACGAGCAAAAAGGATATGGATGTAGAAGAAGTTTTAGGAGCATATCACGATTTATGGAAGATAGAACAGTCATTCAGAGTAATGAAAAGCTGTTTAGAAGTACGACCGATATATCACTTTACAGAAAGCAGAATAAAAGGACATTTTGTGATATGTTTTTTGGCATTTTTATTACAGAGGACATTGGAATATATTTTGAGGAAAAAAGGTAAAGGAATAAGTAGTGAAAGGATAATGGAAGCAATAGATTCAATGAACTTTTTTGAAATAGAGATAAAAGGGAAGAAATATTTGATAAAGCAAAGGACAGAAGAAGGAGCTGGAGATATACTGAATGTGATGAAGATAAAGGGGCCGAAAAATTTCATCACATATGAGGAAGGCTTAGAATTTATTGGTATTAGCAAATGA
- a CDS encoding radical SAM protein — protein MAVSNSNLKIDRLYSGGVITNYYCSSRCRHCLYNSSPSWKKEYITPQMADKVFKTLKKFGVYSVHIGGGEPFLNFEGLKKVVEKANENGVYIEYIETNASWVENEKEAKQKLKELKSLGIETILVSISPFHLTLSV, from the coding sequence ATGGCAGTTTCAAATAGCAATCTCAAAATTGACAGACTTTATTCAGGCGGGGTTATAACAAACTACTACTGCTCATCAAGGTGTCGGCATTGTCTTTACAACAGCTCACCTTCATGGAAAAAAGAGTATATAACTCCTCAGATGGCAGACAAGGTCTTTAAGACCTTAAAAAAGTTTGGAGTTTACTCTGTTCATATAGGCGGTGGTGAGCCTTTTTTGAATTTTGAAGGTCTTAAAAAGGTTGTAGAGAAGGCAAATGAAAATGGAGTGTACATAGAGTACATTGAGACAAACGCATCATGGGTGGAAAATGAAAAAGAGGCAAAGCAAAAGCTAAAAGAGCTAAAAAGTCTTGGAATAGAAACTATTTTGGTATCAATCAGTCCATTTCACTTGACTTTGTCAGTTTGA
- the yajC gene encoding preprotein translocase subunit YajC has protein sequence MKLFNLLFEVAFATNNAQSSSNQAPAGATWVLVFTQLILPLLLMFVIFYIFIILPQRRREKQFRDMINSLIVGDEIVTNGGIVGKIVNIKDDILTIEVGADRVKLKVYKWAVKEVLKKAEPRD, from the coding sequence ATGAAACTCTTTAATCTTTTGTTTGAGGTAGCTTTTGCGACAAACAACGCTCAAAGCTCATCAAATCAGGCACCAGCAGGGGCTACATGGGTGCTTGTGTTTACTCAACTAATTCTTCCACTGCTTTTGATGTTTGTCATCTTTTATATTTTTATCATCCTTCCCCAACGAAGAAGAGAAAAACAGTTCAGAGACATGATAAATTCACTCATTGTTGGTGATGAGATAGTAACAAACGGTGGAATTGTTGGAAAGATTGTGAATATCAAGGATGACATCTTGACAATCGAGGTAGGGGCTGACAGGGTAAAGCTAAAGGTTTACAAATGGGCCGTAAAAGAAGTTTTGAAGAAGGCTGAGCCAAGAGATTAA
- the rsmA gene encoding 16S rRNA (adenine(1518)-N(6)/adenine(1519)-N(6))-dimethyltransferase RsmA has product MFEKEGVEIAITISELLSLLEKYSLKPNKKLGQNFLIDENIVRKIVNLAKIDQKEVLEIGAGPGTLTTFLSQKAKKVFAVEIDKKILNVLKEVCQNLLNVEIINEDFLKLNVKNLTNSQKLCVVGNLPYYVTSQILFKLFEDRNYIESFTIMVQKEVAQRLLAKPGSKDYGILTVAMNFYCKVEDFFHVSKNVFFPRPEVDSTVLKVSFKEDIPDVDEKKFFKIVHACFSTRRKTILNSLSKSLEIEKAKLKSILEKASLQENLRAEDLSLDHFVRLYKELESRI; this is encoded by the coding sequence ATTTTTGAGAAAGAAGGAGTTGAGATTGCCATTACAATTTCTGAGCTTCTTTCACTTCTTGAAAAGTATAGTCTTAAGCCAAATAAAAAACTTGGTCAAAATTTCTTGATTGATGAAAACATTGTAAGAAAGATAGTGAATCTTGCAAAGATTGATCAAAAAGAGGTTTTGGAGATTGGAGCAGGGCCGGGGACTTTGACAACATTTCTTTCTCAAAAGGCAAAAAAGGTTTTTGCAGTTGAGATTGACAAAAAGATTTTGAATGTCTTAAAAGAGGTTTGCCAAAATCTTTTAAATGTAGAGATAATAAATGAAGATTTTCTTAAGCTTAATGTTAAAAATTTAACAAACAGTCAAAAACTCTGTGTTGTTGGCAATCTACCGTATTATGTAACTTCACAGATTCTATTCAAGTTATTTGAGGACAGAAATTATATAGAGTCATTTACAATTATGGTTCAGAAGGAAGTTGCACAGAGACTTTTAGCAAAACCTGGTTCAAAAGACTATGGGATTTTGACAGTTGCAATGAACTTTTATTGTAAAGTAGAAGACTTCTTTCATGTTAGCAAGAATGTCTTTTTTCCAAGACCTGAGGTTGACTCAACTGTTTTAAAGGTAAGCTTCAAAGAAGATATTCCAGATGTTGATGAGAAAAAGTTTTTCAAGATAGTTCACGCTTGCTTTTCTACACGAAGAAAAACCATTTTGAACTCTCTTTCAAAGTCTCTTGAGATTGAAAAAGCAAAACTAAAGAGTATATTGGAAAAAGCTTCTTTGCAGGAAAATTTGAGGGCAGAGGATTTGAGTTTGGACCATTTTGTAAGACTTTACAAAGAACTTGAAAGTAGAATTTAA
- a CDS encoding phosphoenolpyruvate carboxykinase (GTP), with the protein MVEVNLHPSVYQWIDEMARITKPDKIVWIDGSEEEKEKLIKEALQTGELMELNQEKLPGCYLHRTHPSDVARVEDRTFICTPTKEEAGPTNNWMDPNEAYKMLYSLFDGSMKGRTMYVVPYLMGPVGSPYSKVGIELTDSIYVVLNLRIMARIGDVALRHLGSSPDFVKGLHSKATLDPEKRYICHFPQDNTIMSVNSGYGGNVILSKKCFALRIASYLGKKEGWMAEHMLIVGVEDPSGKVTYIAGAFPSACGKTNLAMLIPPEPLKKLGYKVWTVGDDIAWMRIGEDGRLWAINPEAGFFGVAPGTSYKTNPNAMETIKRNTIYTNVLLKEDGTVWWEGMDGEVPERGIDWLGRPWTKDSGEKGAHPNARFTAPAAQCPSISKEWENPKGVPISAIIFGGRRAKVAPLVYEAFDWQHGVYVGATMASETTAAAMGKVGVVRRDPMAMLPFCGYNMADYFAHWLEMGKKIPKPPKIFHVNWFRQDENGKFIWPGFGENLRVLKWIIERCEGKVGAKETPIGYVPYVDDLYLEGLDIDKETVEKLLEIDKDLWIKEAEDSRQFLSQFGERLPKELIEENEKLKQRLLR; encoded by the coding sequence GTGGTAGAGGTGAACTTGCATCCGTCCGTGTATCAATGGATTGACGAGATGGCAAGGATTACAAAGCCAGACAAGATTGTCTGGATAGATGGATCTGAAGAGGAAAAAGAGAAGCTCATTAAAGAAGCTCTTCAGACGGGGGAGCTGATGGAGCTCAACCAGGAAAAGCTTCCAGGGTGTTATCTTCACAGAACACATCCGAGCGATGTTGCAAGGGTTGAAGACAGGACATTTATCTGCACTCCAACAAAAGAAGAGGCAGGTCCAACAAACAACTGGATGGACCCGAACGAGGCTTACAAGATGCTCTACTCACTTTTTGACGGTTCCATGAAAGGTCGAACAATGTATGTTGTTCCATACTTGATGGGACCTGTTGGGTCACCATATTCAAAAGTGGGCATTGAGCTGACAGACAGCATCTATGTTGTACTTAACTTAAGAATCATGGCGAGAATTGGCGATGTTGCGCTAAGACATCTTGGCTCTTCTCCTGACTTTGTAAAAGGACTTCACTCAAAAGCAACACTTGACCCAGAGAAGAGGTACATCTGTCACTTTCCACAGGACAACACTATCATGAGCGTAAACTCAGGATATGGTGGCAATGTCATTCTTTCCAAAAAATGTTTTGCGCTCAGAATTGCAAGCTACTTGGGGAAAAAAGAAGGCTGGATGGCAGAGCACATGCTAATTGTTGGAGTTGAAGACCCAAGCGGTAAAGTAACATACATCGCAGGTGCGTTCCCAAGCGCGTGTGGAAAGACAAACCTTGCAATGTTAATTCCGCCAGAGCCTCTCAAAAAGCTTGGATATAAGGTTTGGACTGTTGGCGACGACATTGCATGGATGAGAATAGGCGAGGATGGAAGACTTTGGGCAATCAACCCTGAGGCAGGGTTTTTTGGAGTTGCTCCTGGCACAAGCTACAAGACAAATCCGAATGCAATGGAGACAATAAAGAGAAATACTATATATACAAATGTTCTTTTAAAAGAAGATGGAACAGTTTGGTGGGAAGGCATGGATGGCGAAGTGCCAGAGCGAGGAATTGACTGGCTTGGAAGGCCGTGGACAAAAGACAGCGGCGAAAAGGGTGCTCACCCCAACGCAAGGTTCACAGCACCAGCTGCACAGTGTCCGTCAATCTCAAAAGAGTGGGAGAACCCAAAAGGTGTGCCAATTTCAGCTATCATATTTGGTGGAAGAAGAGCAAAGGTTGCTCCGCTTGTATATGAAGCGTTTGATTGGCAGCATGGTGTATATGTGGGTGCAACAATGGCGTCCGAGACAACAGCTGCTGCAATGGGCAAGGTGGGTGTAGTTCGTCGCGACCCAATGGCAATGCTTCCATTCTGTGGATATAATATGGCAGACTATTTTGCGCACTGGCTTGAGATGGGTAAAAAGATTCCAAAACCTCCAAAGATTTTCCATGTGAACTGGTTTAGACAAGACGAAAATGGCAAGTTCATCTGGCCAGGATTTGGTGAGAACTTGAGAGTGCTCAAGTGGATAATCGAAAGATGTGAAGGTAAAGTAGGAGCAAAGGAAACACCAATTGGATATGTTCCATATGTTGATGATCTTTACTTAGAAGGTCTTGATATAGACAAAGAAACTGTTGAAAAACTTCTAGAGATAGACAAAGATTTATGGATCAAAGAAGCAGAGGATTCAAGGCAGTTTTTAAGCCAGTTTGGAGAAAGACTTCCCAAAGAGCTCATTGAAGAGAACGAAAAACTAAAACAAAGGCTTTTAAGGTAA